TTGAAATCCCCATTTACCACGGAGGCACAGAGATCAAGGAGGAATCCCTTAAAAACTCCAAAATCTTCTCCGCGCCCTCCGTGTCTCCTTGGTGAATAACGAAATATTAGAATCCACCAACTCCCTCATGTCAACGCCAGTATCGCTCTCAGACGTTCAGAGGAAGCCGTCAAAAGCGCTATGTGCAACGAATCGTTTTTCTGAAAAATGGTTTCCGAAGTCGGAAGAAAGGCTTTCCCCCTGCGGCTGACCGCAACGACGTGCACTTCGCCCGGGACCGTAACGGCACTCACCTTGCGCCCCACGAGCAGCACAGGGATTTCCATTTCCACGATCTCCACTTCGCCGTCGCCCAAGCTCAGAATTGTATCCAGTTCGGAATAGGAAAGGAGATCGGCAAAGCGATTGATGCCCCATGAGTCCGGGGCGACGATCTGGACGCCGAGCTTTTGGTAGGCTTCCACCTTACGAGGTTCGTAGAGGCGGGCGACGACTCTCGGGACTTGAAAAACGAGCCTGGCAATGCGTGCAACGACAATATTGGTCTCATCGTTGTCCGTAACCGCAGCCAGACCATCCGCACGTTCGATGCCCGCTTCGAGAAGCACTCCCCTTCCAAATCCGCTCCCGACAATCGTCTTACCCCGGAAAGAATGTTTCAGACGCTCCATCGCATCCCGATCCTCATCCACCACGGTTATCGTGTGACCACGTGAACTGAGGACCCTGGCGAGTCCGGCTCCCATGCGCCCACAGCCGACGATGATAAATCTCATGCGTTCCCTCCATACAGCTTCTTTCGTTCCCAGGTGCGCAATAGCGCCTTTCTGCACTCGTCGGCAATGAAAAGCAACGGTGCCCACATAAACAAGAACAACCAGTTTCCAGGAGAAAAAGCCGCTGTCCCGACGATATCCTGCAAGGGCGGAACGTAGACGACCATGAAAATGATCATGAGTTCGCTGACGATACCGATCCACACCAACCGGTTGCCGAACAGGCCGATTCGAAACACCGAACTGCGCTCCGTCCGCTGGGCGAACAGATTGCCAATCTGCGTGGTCACAACACAAGCCAGAGCCATGGCGGTTGCGGACTCGTAGAGAGTGCCGCTCGACGGCAGATTCAGCCACTGCCCCCAATAGCCGTGGGTCCAGTACTGAAAGTAAAAAGCCGCCATTACCGCCAGGCTCTGCAGAGGACCCAGCCAGAGGTAGGCGCGAAGCAGAAGGGAGCGCGTAATGACATGCTCCTTCAAACTTCGTGGCGGATTCTCCATAAGACCGGGCTCCGGGGGTTCCGCTCCGAGCGCAAGGGCGGGCGCCAGGTCCGTGCCGAGGTCAACGGCAAGGATGTGCATCACATTGAGAGCGAGTGGAATCCGCGCACGGCTCAGAGCGAAAAGAATGAAAGGCACCGCTTCCGGGGTGTTGCTGGTGAAGATATAAGCGGTAAATTTCTTGATGTTGGCATAGACGGCCCGTCCTTCTTCAATGGCATTGACTATGGATGCAAAATTGTCATCGATGAGGATCATGTCGGAAGCTTCTCTGGCCACATCGGTTCCGGATATGCCCATGGCTACTCCGATATCGGCCTTTTTAAGCGCAGGGGCATCATTTACGCCGTCTCCCGTAACGGCCACCACATGCCCCATACTTTGCAGGGCAGTAACGATACGCAGTTTATGCTCGGGAGCGGCCCGCGCGAAAAGGACCTCACCCTGAAGGGCTTCCTTCAATGTCTCATCGTCCATAGCATCCAGATCGGCACCGCTCAAGACCTTGGAGTCATCCTCCCGGATGATGCCGATTCGACGCGCAATGCTCTCCCCAGTGAGTCCGTAGTCTCCCGTAATCATTATGATGCGTATGCCGGCCCGGTGGCATTTTTCCACCGCCTCGGATACTTCCGGTCTGGGCGGATCCATCATGGCAATCAACCCAAGGAAGGTAAGCTCCCGTTCAACGGTTTCAGGAGTATATTCGGAGAGGCGCAAACCGGGCCCGGAGGAACTCTCGACGATGGTACGCTGCGCAACGGCCAGTACCCTCAGTCCACCGCGGGCATAGGCATCGTTCGCCCTCATGATTTGCTCCCGTAGAGGTCCAGGCAGTGGTTCCTCGGACCCGTTCATGAAGACGCGTGTGCTCCGTCCGAGCACCTCCCTAGGGGCACCCTTGACATAGACCGCCATGGAAGAACGATCGGCGCGGTGAATGGTGCTCATCCTCCTGCGTCGGGATTCGAAGGGCAGTTCCCGCAGACGAGGGATCTTTTGCCTCAAAGAATCCAGGTCCAGACCGGCTTTTTGCACCAGGACGAGGAGAGCGCCCTCGGTGGGATCTCCCAGTATCGTCCATCGAGGGGTCTCGCTGTCGGGGGGAAGCAATCGAGCGTTGTTACAGAGTCCTGCAGCGAGGAGCAGCCTGCACAAATCGCTTTCTTCGGATACGGCAAGGGAGCGGCCGGCAAACAGAATTTGCCCCTCGGGGGCGTAGCCGGTTCCCGTAACGCTCAAACTCCTGCCGGCCAGCCAGATGTTCCTCACGGTCATTTCATTCTGAGTGAGGGTTCCGGTTTTATCCGTGCAGATGACGGAAGTGGAGCCCAAAGTCTCTACGGACGATAGGCGTTTGATGAGCGCATTTCGCTTTGCCATGCGCTGGACTCCCATGGCAAGAGAGAGCGTTACTGTCGGGAGAAGCCCCTCGGGCACGAAGGCAACGATCATCCCCATTCCGAAGATAAAACTCTCGGCCAGGTCTACACCCGCCAGGACCACGGCCAACAGAAAGAATGCAAATCCTATGGAGACTGCGATTGCCGTGACGAGTTTCGTCACCCGCTGCATCTCTTTTTGGAGAGGACTGGCCTCGCCGCCGAGGCTCTGAGTGAACCGCGCAATTTTTCCGAACTCGGTTTCCATACCGGTCGCGAAGACGACCGCCTTGCCGGCGCCGGAAACGACGCTGGTTCCTGTGAAGACAATATTTTGAACTTCGCTGCGGGTGGGGCTCTTGGTTTTGGTTGCGTCGCTGGTCTTGCGCACCTGCAGGGATTCTCCCGTCAGGGTGGATTGATCCACGCGCAGTTCGGCATCCTCCACCAGCCGGGCATCGGCTGAAATGCGGTCGCCTTCCGCAAGCAACAGGACATCTCCCGGTACGAGCTCCTGAGCCTGAATGCGTTGCATCTCACCGTCTCGCAGGACCCGCGCATAAACGGGGAGCAGCCGGCGCATGGCTTCAGTGGCCTTTTCCGCCTTGTACTCCTGCCAGAAACTGAACGCCCCATTGATGAGGTTGACCGTCCAGATGGAGACGGCCAACTGCGGCATTTGAGCGACAAGAGCGACCAGGCCCGCAATCCACAGCAGTATGGCCATAAGATGTATGAAATTGGCCAGAAATTTGAACAGAAGGGATGTCCCCCCGACTTCTCTTATGGCATTGGACCCGAAAAGATGCAGACGCTCTTCGGCCTCTTGCCGGCTCAGTCCCTCAGGCCCCGTCCCGAGAACGGCATAGACCTCCGAGGCAGGTATCCTTTCAATGGATACTGCCTTATCTTCTTGATGATATTGATTTATTGAGCCGTTCATGAGCTTCCGGCCTTCGTACTGGATGGAGTTGGCGGATTCCAATGTTTCGTTATTCACCACGGAGGGTACGGAAAAGAATTTGGAATTCTTATGGAATTCCTCTCTGATCTCCCTGCCATTCGTGGTGAATGGGGATTTCAAGAGCGACTCACTCCCCAGGATACGGTTCTCTTTCCTTCCTGGATCTATATCGAGTAATATGAACTTTCTGTATCAGAAGCCGTTGGTCTGTCAAGAATCTTCTGCTGTGTCTCCTCACCTCCCTATTTTGAGGCGATCTGCCGGATCGAACAATAATCTTCACCAAGCATTTCGACTAAACAATATTAGTCAATAACAGTCAAGATATTGATATAAATGGAATAATTTTATAGACAACGATCTTTTTTCTTCTAAAACCCTACCAAACCTGAAGGATATTGTCTAAAACAGCTTTTCTGCTGAAAAGTATCTCATGGTGCTCAATCCCTTATTCAAAGGCCTTTTTTTAGACTCCTGGCGATTGGTATGTTCATTGCAATTAGGAGATTCTGAAAGCAAAGTTGAAAGAAGACCTCCTCGTTCAAAGTTGATCTTGTGCTGTACAGGTTCTCCGTTCTGTTGAGTCTCTTGTTGATGTTGGATATGTCGCTCTGCTCTCTGGGAAATTCAAGGTTCATACGACTAGGCTCTTACGCGCAGATTTAAAGCTCATGATCTTGCTCTCGTGATCGTTCTTGTTGTTTGTTGTTTTTTTCTGCTCTTGCTGATTCTCTTGTTGAAACGCAAAGTTCGTCGCTCTTGGTTGCAGTGGAAGCGGTTGTTGCTGAGATTCATCCTGAAGTGGTATCGTGATATTCCTGTTGCTGATCGAAAGCCGTTGCCCGTTCCGGTTGTGAAATTGAGAGGTTTTCTTTCTAAAAGACGAAGGCCAAGGGTCAGACACCCTTGGCCTTCGTCTTTTATGCGCTTTCCCCGCCTGCAATCCATTCATCGGGGTGGAAAAACAAAAGAAACCATACCCCCTTTTTCAACTTCAATATCGAATAGAGCCGGTTTTTTCCGGCAGATGAACGCATGGTATGCGTGAAACGCAGCAATACTATCCTACAGATGGTGTATTCTCACGATAAAAAAATTTTATCGGCAGAGTGGACTTCACGGCATGAGTCCGAGCACACTTCTAAGTTTATTCAACAGTTCCGCCGCATCGCTTCGGCCTGGATTCACCGGTAGACGTGCAAGAACACCTAATCCTTCACTCGCTTCGTGGAATTCCTCTTCGCTGAGAGGACTTATGAGAGCGGTATTGACCATTGCATTCACCGCCAGCAGCTCCTGAACCAGAGTCAACGGCTTGATATCCGGCAGATCGGTGTCAATGACCACAAGATGAGGGGATAGGGTGCGCGCGAGGCTCAGAGCTTCCGATCCGGAGCTCACCCGATCGAGGCGCACCTCAGGTTCCGCAGTCAGGGCTTCAGCAAAAGAATGAACGCTTTCCGGCAAAGAGGTGACCAGTACAATACGCAGCATAACTTCTCCTCATCAATTGGTAAGGGGGTTGACGGATTCTAATATCCCGTTATTCACCACGGAGACACGGAGGGCACGGAGAAAATTTTGGAATTCTTATGGAATTCCTCCGTGATCTCTGTACCTCCGTGGTAAATGGGGATTTCAAGAGCAACTCACCCCCTTACCCTTTTTCTCCCTTGATGATCAGAACCTGCCCGACTGAGGGGCACCTCCACCTCCGCAGGTATATTCGGGTGTGAACTGCTGCAACTGCCCGGCCAGGTAAGCATCCACCGCTTCCCGCACGGTCTGTGCGCTCCCTCCATGGAGAACGGAAATTCCCACCTGTGTGAACCCCATGAGCGGCCTCATGCCCATGCCCCCCGCAATGAGAACCTGGACGCCGTTCTGAGCCAGGTGATTGACCGGAGCCATGCATCCACCCTGTGCGTGCGGGACATTGGGAATGACACGAATATCCTTCACCTGACCATCAACGACTTCAATCAGCGTGTAAAGATCGCAGTGGCCGAAATGTGCACCAAGAGCGGCTGCAAGTCCTCCTGGATGGGATGATGGAATGGCAACGATTGTACTCTTCATGGCAATCTCCTTTAAATATCACTTAAATGCTTCTTCATTAAACCTCTGGGGAGAAAGAGCTTCCACATCTTCCCCTGATCATCTGCTTCTCCGGAAACCGGACGGCCTGAGGCAGGGCAACGGGCAGCGCATACCTTACAGCCCTCCATCTCATGCCCGCAACAAGAAAAATCGATTCCCTCCCCGCCGTTCGCTCCGCACCTCCATATGGACACACGGAGGCCGCATCGATTGCGCCTTTCATACTTCGGCAGGGCACTTTGTTTCGCTCGAAAGATTTTACCCTGAGGATCACTTCCTGCAAAGGGCTCTGTTTCCAAAACTTTGATGCTTCCGAGGTAGAATCGCTTTTTGCAATCCAGGAGAGGACAATCCGGGCAGGTAAATGCAAATGGTATGCCGAGATAAAGGAAAGCGTACAACTCATGAAAAATGCAGGAAAGCACTGGATTTGCATGAAGATTTCATCTTGGAAACAGTTTGGTTAAAGAAACAAAATGCACCCATTCAGGGAAATGGATAAGTTCAAATTGTTCCCATATGCAATGGGTCCCAATGCAATTGTCTCTTGACTCACTCCCCCAAATTTCGCCGTGAAAGGAATCCCAAATCTATTCCAAGTCTTTCTTGAGATTGATGAAATTACTTCTTTCAAAACCCATGGTTTTGAAAAATGAAAGGATATCGGTGGAATCCCATCGGACTGAGGTATAAACGCGAGTAATGCCCTGGGATTTATAAAACTTGAAGATCTCCCCGGTCATCCCCCTTCCAATGCCCTTCCCCATGTGCTTGGGATGCACCCCCATCGTCGCAATGTAAGCGCTTTTTTCCGCTCCAAATCCCAAGGGGAGAATGTAGCTGATGATAAATCCTACAACTCTTCCTTCGAACTCCGTGACAAAATGGGCCTCATGCGCCTCTTTCCGGGCATGTTCTCGAACCACTCTCTTAAAATCCTCATTTGCGGCTGTCTGGGTGATGAGGCTGTAAATTTCGCTGATCGCATCCGCATCCTCTGCTCGTAACTTTCTGATGGTTACTTCTTTTACCAGTGAATTCATTTTTCCCTCGGATGGTTTCAGTCTATACGAATGATCTTGACCCGATGTCCAACCCAGTCAGGAGGCAAGTAAACCCTGCCGCTGTTGCCGCTAAGCTTGACCTCCTTTTCCAGCATTTCCTCACCATATACTTCAAATTTCACCTTTGTGCGGGCAGTTTCGGCTTCACCGGGTGATTCAATTTCGGTATGGGCTCCCTTTTCTTCTTCCACATCTTTCTTTTCCATGACCATATCTTCAACCTTTGCATTGGGACCGATACCTGTCGGCAAGTAACTCGACATTGTCGGATTTCATCTGAACCACGGGGACACGGAGATTTCATTCGAGAGTCTTTCTCTGCGCTCTCTGTATCTCTGTGGTTAATGCGACAATGTCGCAGTAAATTCAAAGAGGAAAAGGCGACATTCAATTGTCGGCATATCGGTTGCTAACCATAGCAGCCGCGGATAGATGGGTCAAGATTTTTGCAGCTACAATGAATCCCTTTTGCAGCTACCATTGCAGCCCGCCGTAATTCATCATCCGGTCGGGTATGTTTTGAAGTCCCCCTTTCAGACGTATCAGACTACAAGACATCCAGGTCTTTCTTGAGGTTGATGAAACTGCTCCTCTCAAAGCCCATGGTTTTGAAAAATGAAAGGATATCGGTGGAATCCCATCGGACCGAAGTACAAACGCGGGTAATTCCCAGGGCTTTATAGAAACTCAAAACCTCCCGGGCTATGCCGGCGCCGACCCCCTCCCCCATGAACCGGGGATGGATTCCCATCGTGGCGATATAAGCACTTTTCTCCGCTCCAAACCCCAGGGTAACGATGTAGCTGATCATAAATCCTATGACTCTGCCATCGAGCTCAGCCACAAAAGGCGCCTCATGCTCATTCTCTTGCGCATGCTCTTGAACCAGCTTTTTGAAATCGGCATTTACGGCTTTCTTGGTGATGAGGCTGTAAATTTCGCTGATTGCATCGGAATCCTCTTCCTTCAGCCTTCTGATGCAGATCTTTCTTTCCATGAAATCCATTGTTCCCCCGGATGATTTCAATCTATTCTTATGATTTTCACTCGATGGCCTACCCATTCAGGCGGCAGGTAAACTCTTCCGCTGTTACCGCTATACTTGACGCTCTTTTCCAGCATCTCCTCACCGAAGACCTCAAACTTGACCCTGGAGTGGACAGTTCCCCCTGCAGCAGCTTGTGCCCTTACGACATCGTTATCTTGATTTTCTTCGACATGGATATTCTTCACTGCCATCATTTCTTGAACCTCTATATTGTGATTGGCAGGCACAGGAATCTTATAAGATAGTCGGGCATGCCAGGAATGCGGCCCTCAAATGAGCGGCTGCATCCTTTAAAGCATGTTTTCCTTTATCCAAGCGCCCGGCCAGAACCGTGAATCCGTGCATCATGCCGTCAATCCGCTGCAAATGGACCCATACGCCGGCTTCCCGTAAACGCATGGCATACCTTTCACCTTCATCCCGCAGGGGATCATACTCAGCCGTCATGACCAATGCAGGGGGAAGCCCACTCAAGTCCCTGCACCGGAGAGGAAAGAGATACGGATCATCTCGATCGAACTCTTTGGGCAAATAGTGGTCCAGGAACCACTTGACCGCGGTCGTTGTCAGAAAATAACCCGACCCGTTCTCTTCGTAGGAAGGCGTGCCCGGCAGGTAATAATCGGTCATGGGATAAAACATGAGCTGGTAAACCAGTTCCGGCCCACCTCGATCACGAGCCAGGAGAGCCACTGCAGCCGCAAGACTTCCTCCGGCGCTATCCCCTCCCACGGCAATGCGCTGGGGATCGCCGTCAAAAGAAAGGGCGTTTTCGTAAACCCATCGGGTTGCCGAGAAACAATCATTCAATCCTGCCGGGTACTTATGCTCTGGAGCCAGTCGATAATCCACCGAGACGACCATGCACTGGGCCCCCTTTGCGAGAGTGCGACAGACGGCATCATGCGTTTCCAGATTGCCCACCACGCCGCCCCCGCCATGAAAGAAAACCAGGATGGGGAGCGGCGGCTCATTCCTGGGAGTATAGATTCGAAGGGGTATTTCCGTATCGGGACCCGGGATGGAACGATTCTCCACCCTCAGAACACTCTCCGGCTCGCCCCTTCTTCCAAAAGCTTGAAGAAATCTTGCACGGACCTCCTGGACGGAGAGGGTCTCAACCGGAGGTAATCCTTCGGTGGCATCCATGAGTGCTCTGGCCTGTGGATCGAGAGGCATGGCATCGTCCTCTATGCGCTCTTGTTTTCAGGATTCCGGATATAATTACCTGACCGGAAGCGATTTAACATTCTTGGTTGCAGGTTACGTCATTCCGGAGTGCTTTCAGCCGGAATCCAGCCACACGGCACATTCTCCGGATACCGGCTTTCGCCGGTATGACGGTTTGAAAATGTTAAGAAATTTCTGCCCGGATACTTAAGAAAAAAATGCCCTTGGGGTTACGCAATCAAGATCCTAAGGACTAAGAACCTATCCGGAACCTCCCCTGTGGACTTTGCGACACCCCCCTTCAATTTCCCCCTTGAGGGGGGACCAAGGGGGGTGTCCGCTGCCGAGGTAGGTTTTCGGATAGGCTCTAAAAAGGCCTTCTGGCCACCAGGATCGTGACGATGACGGAAAAGACCACTTCGTTGTGCTGATTGGTCAGCGAACGCCGGTATCTGACGATTCCCCGATCCGCCTTGGAACGGGATTCACGTTTTTCCAGGCACTGTATGTCGCACGATAACGTGTCCCCGGGCCGAACCGCACGGTGCATACACATCTGGTCGAACCCCAGAGCCGCCAGTGTTGCAGTACGCCCCTGGCCCCGAGACGCGAACCAGGAGAGGATGGAAAATATGTGAGCCGAGCAGGCTGCTAGTCCTCCAAAGATCGATGCAGCCGCAGCATCTTCGTCTATGTGGAAAGGACGGGGGTCCCACCGGCGGGCAAATTCAATGATTTCATCTCGCGTAACCTCATAGGTCCCCGGTTCAGCGACCTTCCTTCCTACTTCAATGTCTTCAAAATAGATGCCGTTCATTGCAAATGACTCTTCCCCTTTTTACTTCTGAATTGTTGAGTTTTTCCTCAGCCGAATACCGACAGGAGGATCCGGTGGATAAGTGTTGGAGCAGGTATGATATCAGAGTGTAAATGGATTGAGAACCAAGCCGGGAGGAAGAGCAGATTCCCCCTTTTTCAGGGAAGGGAATTTTTTGGGCACTCAAGATCGCAATGACGCGATCTATTCCAGGGAGGGCACGGCCAACTTGTTGGCCGTGCCCTCAGAGCAGACCTTTTGTGCTGCAGCAAGACATCGATA
This region of Desulforhabdus amnigena genomic DNA includes:
- a CDS encoding DUF2080 family transposase-associated protein; this encodes MVMEKKDVEEEKGAHTEIESPGEAETARTKVKFEVYGEEMLEKEVKLSGNSGRVYLPPDWVGHRVKIIRID
- a CDS encoding response regulator; this translates as MLRIVLVTSLPESVHSFAEALTAEPEVRLDRVSSGSEALSLARTLSPHLVVIDTDLPDIKPLTLVQELLAVNAMVNTALISPLSEEEFHEASEGLGVLARLPVNPGRSDAAELLNKLRSVLGLMP
- a CDS encoding cation-translocating P-type ATPase; this translates as MKSPFTTNGREIREEFHKNSKFFSVPSVVNNETLESANSIQYEGRKLMNGSINQYHQEDKAVSIERIPASEVYAVLGTGPEGLSRQEAEERLHLFGSNAIREVGGTSLLFKFLANFIHLMAILLWIAGLVALVAQMPQLAVSIWTVNLINGAFSFWQEYKAEKATEAMRRLLPVYARVLRDGEMQRIQAQELVPGDVLLLAEGDRISADARLVEDAELRVDQSTLTGESLQVRKTSDATKTKSPTRSEVQNIVFTGTSVVSGAGKAVVFATGMETEFGKIARFTQSLGGEASPLQKEMQRVTKLVTAIAVSIGFAFFLLAVVLAGVDLAESFIFGMGMIVAFVPEGLLPTVTLSLAMGVQRMAKRNALIKRLSSVETLGSTSVICTDKTGTLTQNEMTVRNIWLAGRSLSVTGTGYAPEGQILFAGRSLAVSEESDLCRLLLAAGLCNNARLLPPDSETPRWTILGDPTEGALLVLVQKAGLDLDSLRQKIPRLRELPFESRRRRMSTIHRADRSSMAVYVKGAPREVLGRSTRVFMNGSEEPLPGPLREQIMRANDAYARGGLRVLAVAQRTIVESSSGPGLRLSEYTPETVERELTFLGLIAMMDPPRPEVSEAVEKCHRAGIRIIMITGDYGLTGESIARRIGIIREDDSKVLSGADLDAMDDETLKEALQGEVLFARAAPEHKLRIVTALQSMGHVVAVTGDGVNDAPALKKADIGVAMGISGTDVAREASDMILIDDNFASIVNAIEEGRAVYANIKKFTAYIFTSNTPEAVPFILFALSRARIPLALNVMHILAVDLGTDLAPALALGAEPPEPGLMENPPRSLKEHVITRSLLLRAYLWLGPLQSLAVMAAFYFQYWTHGYWGQWLNLPSSGTLYESATAMALACVVTTQIGNLFAQRTERSSVFRIGLFGNRLVWIGIVSELMIIFMVVYVPPLQDIVGTAAFSPGNWLFLFMWAPLLFIADECRKALLRTWERKKLYGGNA
- a CDS encoding potassium channel family protein; its protein translation is MRFIIVGCGRMGAGLARVLSSRGHTITVVDEDRDAMERLKHSFRGKTIVGSGFGRGVLLEAGIERADGLAAVTDNDETNIVVARIARLVFQVPRVVARLYEPRKVEAYQKLGVQIVAPDSWGINRFADLLSYSELDTILSLGDGEVEIVEMEIPVLLVGRKVSAVTVPGEVHVVAVSRRGKAFLPTSETIFQKNDSLHIALLTASSERLRAILALT
- a CDS encoding NifB/NifX family molybdenum-iron cluster-binding protein; its protein translation is MKSTIVAIPSSHPGGLAAALGAHFGHCDLYTLIEVVDGQVKDIRVIPNVPHAQGGCMAPVNHLAQNGVQVLIAGGMGMRPLMGFTQVGISVLHGGSAQTVREAVDAYLAGQLQQFTPEYTCGGGGAPQSGRF
- a CDS encoding GNAT family N-acetyltransferase produces the protein MNSLVKEVTIRKLRAEDADAISEIYSLITQTAANEDFKRVVREHARKEAHEAHFVTEFEGRVVGFIISYILPLGFGAEKSAYIATMGVHPKHMGKGIGRGMTGEIFKFYKSQGITRVYTSVRWDSTDILSFFKTMGFERSNFINLKKDLE
- a CDS encoding GNAT family N-acetyltransferase, which gives rise to MERKICIRRLKEEDSDAISEIYSLITKKAVNADFKKLVQEHAQENEHEAPFVAELDGRVIGFMISYIVTLGFGAEKSAYIATMGIHPRFMGEGVGAGIAREVLSFYKALGITRVCTSVRWDSTDILSFFKTMGFERSSFINLKKDLDVL
- a CDS encoding MaoC/PaaZ C-terminal domain-containing protein, with product MNGIYFEDIEVGRKVAEPGTYEVTRDEIIEFARRWDPRPFHIDEDAAAASIFGGLAACSAHIFSILSWFASRGQGRTATLAALGFDQMCMHRAVRPGDTLSCDIQCLEKRESRSKADRGIVRYRRSLTNQHNEVVFSVIVTILVARRPF
- a CDS encoding DUF2080 family transposase-associated protein, with amino-acid sequence MMAVKNIHVEENQDNDVVRAQAAAGGTVHSRVKFEVFGEEMLEKSVKYSGNSGRVYLPPEWVGHRVKIIRID
- a CDS encoding alpha/beta hydrolase, coding for MPLDPQARALMDATEGLPPVETLSVQEVRARFLQAFGRRGEPESVLRVENRSIPGPDTEIPLRIYTPRNEPPLPILVFFHGGGGVVGNLETHDAVCRTLAKGAQCMVVSVDYRLAPEHKYPAGLNDCFSATRWVYENALSFDGDPQRIAVGGDSAGGSLAAAVALLARDRGGPELVYQLMFYPMTDYYLPGTPSYEENGSGYFLTTTAVKWFLDHYLPKEFDRDDPYLFPLRCRDLSGLPPALVMTAEYDPLRDEGERYAMRLREAGVWVHLQRIDGMMHGFTVLAGRLDKGKHALKDAAAHLRAAFLACPTIL